A region of Drosophila suzukii chromosome 2L, CBGP_Dsuzu_IsoJpt1.0, whole genome shotgun sequence DNA encodes the following proteins:
- the salr gene encoding homeotic protein spalt-major produces MCSIFRNRINYRGTGGTRSGSGERERDRDRDRERDRDRDALLAKELDADSNNNGTEPQMETEAVPESDTEREVAEEHGEDHGDLENSNEALDLSLISSSGRESLPGSGHVSLEALQHTKVAVAQFAASAMAGNHQSADLAMVQSTIFNVQRQHLMQLQLIQHLQSQLKRAEAVALGRQSQSDEEEDEPEPKKQLANGLKEEEEEQDQELEQDQEVEPRREESSKTDKRATEERKAEPEGYQPMMCDISSSLASSIITNHEPPAANEPNCLEMLQRRTEEVLDSASQSLHAAQMQEEYSEYASKEAQSRGEIFKHRCKYCGKIFGSYSALQIHLRSHTGERPFVCNVCGSKFTTKGNLKVHYQRHTQIFPPMLLPPGVAPNVGHSGQGQAQADQYPIRLPFVPPGAPSGQEPVQQQVDEPEEVRQEAPIPVQQAEDLSKPVVKEKEKSHSPVERVKTPKEVKPEVQPTPLEKPEKEVSKPVVTPSRRNGSVRKRQTSSAGSPPQEDRERDLAEHLHIAKLVRRSSSSRESQPAEYSLAQMERIIDKSWEDLIEIDKTSETSKLQQLVDNIENKLTDPNQCIFCQKVMSCRSSLQMHIRTHTGERPFRCKICGRAFATKGNLKAHMSIHKIKPPMRSQFKCPVCHQKFSNGIILQQHIRIHTMDDGSGGQGVPPTNPGEAERLGIEDQNSNKSLGTSDTLDFSTTISDHSGQRSESSQGGDFDEFMTMDSTDDSRDNSSAATATPHPLERERDREKERERERERRVPNDGSDERSHSNPDLAGGRSESGEMPAMDLSSPSSATGRIFGSGLANGAVGGGSGGGGLPMLGMPMPPNLLLMAAAREEMHALGHAHAKFPLLPFGPLGFMGLHPPPNVCNLCFKMLPSLAALESHLQSEHAKEPATGHALRPHSSEAGSPYGAKLTLNPNLFAKKPPSSSSGDKLPESSALPFPSENPPATPIKEDPDQEQLMVEEGASAGEGSGNGAGSNYPQESGDAEQSLMKMQLHAHRFPASPLDFQQALMSAGPPTSSLDPPVNNKHFCHVCRRNFSSSSALQIHMRTHTGDKPFQCNVCQKAFTTKGNLKVHMGTHMWTNPTSRRGRRMSLELPMRPGPNSGQGHPGSNAEQEFMQRRPELFFPYLPPFFNGLPPKPGELSPGAFPNIPPPPFANGGKYPYPPGLLGFPGFLAQHPYGLERRSSSKSPTPEPAQSPSLREEEGAGNIWHPLSRIKVENNQNEAMGGFSEQEDQQEAEAEAHGGDNEESESRDAEK; encoded by the exons ATGTGTTCAATATTTCGCAACCGCATCAATTATCGTGGGACTGGCGGCACCAGGAGCGGCAGCGGGGAGCGGGAAAGGGACAGGGATCGCGATCGGGAGAGGGACAGGGATAGGGACGCCCTGCTGGCCAAGGAACTGGATGCGGATAGCAACAACAATGGCACCGAGCCGCAAATGGAAACGGAAGCGGTTCCGGAATCCGATACGGAGAGGGAAGTGGCCGAGGAGCACGGCGAGGATCACGGGGATCTGGAGAACAGCAACGAGGCCCTGGACCTCTCGCTGATCTCGTCCAGCGGTCGGGAGTCCCTGCCAGGCAGTGGTCACGTCTCGCTGGAGGCCCTACAACATACCAAAGTGGCGGTGGCCCAGTTCGCGGCCTCGGCGATGGCCGGTAACCACCAGTCCGCCGACCTGGCCATGGTGCAGTCCACCATCTTCAATGTGCAGCGGCAGCATCTGATGCAGCTGCAGCTCATTCAGCACCTGCAAAGTCAATTGAAAAGGGCCGAGGCAGTCGCCTTGGGCAGGCAATCCCAGAGtgacgaggaggaggacgagcCGGAGCCCAAGAAGCAGCTGGCCAATGGCCTGAaggaggaggaagaggagCAGGATCAGGAGCTGGAGCAGGATCAGGAGGTGGAGCCGCGACGGGAGGAGAGTTCAAAGACTGACAAGAGGGCGACTGAGGAGAGGAAGGCGGAGCCGGAGGGCTACCAACCCATGATGTGCGACATCAGCTCGAGCCTGGCATCGAGCATCATCACCAACCACGAACCCCCAGCCGCTAACGAGCCCAACTGCCTGGAGATGCTGCAGCGGCGAACGGAGGAGGTCCTGGACTCCGCTTCCCAGAGTCTACACGCCGCCCAGATGCAGGAGGAGTACTCGGAGTACGCCTCCAAGGAGGCTCAGAGTCGCGGCGAAATCTTCAAGCACCGCTGCAAGTACTGCGGGAAGATCTTCGGCAGCTACTCGGCCCTGCAGATCCATCTGAGATCGCACACCGGCGAACGTCCATTCGTTTGCAATGTCTGCGGCAGTAAGTTTACCACGAAAGGCAACCTGAAGGTGCACTACCAGCGGCACACGCAGATCTTTCCACCCATGCTGTTGCCACCGGGagtggcgcccaacgtggggcacTCGGGTCAGGGTCAAGCGCAGGCCGATCAGTATCCTATTCGCCTGCCTTTCGTGCCCCCGGGGGCTCCATCGGGTCAGGAGCCGGTTCAACAGCAGGTGGACGAGCCAGAGGAGGTCAGGCAGGAAGCTCCGATTCCAGTTCAGCAGGCAGAGGATCTCAGCAAGCCAGTGGTGAAGGAGAAGGAGAAGTCCCACTCCCCCGTGGAGCGAGTAAAGACCCCCAAGGAGGTCAAGCCAGAGGTTCAACCGACACCACTGGAGAAGCCTGAAAAGGAGGTCTCCAAGCCGGTGGTGACCCCATCGCGACGAAATGGTTCTGTCCGGAAGCGACAGACCAGCAGTGCTGGCAGTCCTCCTCAGGAGGACAGGGAGAGGGATCTGGCCGAGCACTTGCACATAGCCAAGCTGGTGAGACGCTCTTCCTCCAGCCGAGAATCTCAGCCGGCGGAGTACTCGCTCGCCCAAATGGAACGCATCATCGACAAGTCGTGGGAGGACCTCATCGAGATCGACAAGACGTCGGAGACCTCGAAGCTGCAGCAGCTGGTGGACAACATCGAGAACAAGCTGACCGACCCGAACCAGTGCATCTTCTGCCAGAAGGTCATGTCCTGCCGCAGTTCCCTGCAGATGCACATTCGCACCCACACTGGCGAGCGCCCATTTCGCTGCAAGATCTGCGGCCGGGCCTTCGCCACAAAGGGAAACCTGAAGGCCCACATGAGCATACACAAGATCAAGCCGCCGATGAGGAGCCAGTTCAAGTGTCCCGTGTGCCACCAGAAGTTCTCCAACGGCATCATCCTGCAGCAGCACATTCGCATCCACACCATGGACGATGGCAGCGGTGGCCAGGGAGTTCCTCCAACAAATCCTGGCGAGGCTGAACGGCTGGGCATCGAGGATCAGAACTCGAACAAGTCGCTGGGCACCTCCGATACCTTGGACTTCTCCACCACCATTTCGGACCACTCGGGTCAGAGATCAGAGTCTTCGCAAGGCGGTGACTTCGATGAGTTCATGACCATGGACAGTACTGATGACTCCAGGGACAACTCAAGTGCAGCCACGGCCACGCCCCATCCCCTGGAAAGGGAGAGGGATAGGGAGAAGGAGCGGGAACGGGAACGGGAGCGAAGGGTTCCCAACGATGGCTCCGATGAGAGATCTCATTCCAATCCCGATCTGGCCGGAGGACGCAGCGAGAGTGGGGAGATGCCCGCCATGGATCTCTCCTCGCCCTCTTCAGCCACCGGACGCATCTTCGGAAGTGGGCTGGCGAATGGAGCTGTGGGTGGAGGATCGGGCGGTGGAGGTCTTCCCATGCTCGGAATGCCCATGCCCCCAAATCTCCTGCTCATGGCCGCTGCCCGCGAAGAAATGCACGCTCTAGGTCACGCTCACGCCAAATTTCCCCTGCTGCCCTTCGGTCCACTTGGATTTATGG GTCTGCACCCGCCCCCCAATGTGTGCAATCTCTGCTTCAAGATGCTGCCCAGCCTGGCCGCCCTGGAGAGCCATCTGCAGAGCGAACATGCCAAAGAACCGGCGACGGGCCACGCCCTTCGCCCCCACAGCAGTGAAGCTGGATCGCCGTACGGTGCCAAG CTCACTCTCAATCCAAATCTGTTTGCAAAGAAGCCGCCGTCGTCGTCATCGGGTGACAAGTTGCCGGAGTCATCCGCCCTGCCCTTTCCCTCTGAGAATCCCCCGGCAACGCCCATCAAGGAAGATCCCGACCAGGAACAGTTGATGGTGGAGGAGGGTGCTTCGGCTGGAGAAGGATCTGGCAATGGAGCTGGCTCGAACTATCCCCAGGAATCCGGTGATGCAGAGCAGTCCCTGATGAAGATGCAGCTCC ATGCCCATCGCTTTCCTGCCAGTCCCCTCGACTTTCAGCAGGCTTTAATGTCCGCAGGACCTCCGACCTCTAGTTTGGATCCCCCCGTGAATAACAAGCACTTCTGCCACGTCTGCCGCAGGAACTTCAGCTCGAGTTCCGCTCTCCAGATCCACATGCGCACCCACACGGGCGACAAGCCCTTCCAGTGCAATGTGTGCCAGAAGGCCTTCACCACCAAGGGGAATCTTAAG GTGCATATGGGCACTCACATGTGGACGAATCCGACTTCGCGGCGAGGTCGTCGCATGTCCTTGGAGCTACCCATGCGTCCTGGTCCAAACTCGGGACAAGGTCACCCAGGATCGAATGCCGAACAGGAGTTCATGCAGCGAAGACCTGAGCTCTTCTTTCCCTACCTGCCGCCCTTTTTTAACGGACTGCCGCCAAAG CCTGGTGAACTGAGTCCCGGCGCCTTTCCCAACATACCCCCTCCGCCCTTCGCCAACGGCGGGAAGTATCCATATCCGCCCGGACTCCTGGGCTTTCCGGGCTTCCTGGCCCAGCATCCGTATGGCCTGGAgcggaggagcagcagcaagtcacCCACACCAGAGCCGGCTCAGAGTCCTTCCCTGCGGGAGGAAGAGGGCGCCGGCAACATATGGCATCCACTGAGTCGCATCAAGGTGGAGAACAATCAAAACGAGGCCATGGGCGGCTTCAGCGAGCAGGAGGATCAGCAGGAAGCAGAGGCGGAGGCCCACGGAGGGGACAACGAGGAGTCGGAGTCCAGAGATGCGGAGAAGTAA